Proteins found in one Plasmodium malariae genome assembly, chromosome: 13 genomic segment:
- the PmUG01_13053200 gene encoding GTPase-activating protein, putative: MEEKEADTIVDNIGYKIGDKKEDKIKGEKNVNVKMGDIMRKQKTSPLIDQNDGNMDNKYYSKINSSDEKIEKRKSFSKDIIASLDENIYKHDAYTNTNIKDEVFFSDEKRKNDRSGYNERKVASSSSDHIEDKKIVYNEKQKSKTFFVNKLSNSNRSNYANNSDKNNRINCSTLNDYKKKSDEKSLEGGKKGNYSISRSEKEEKYNKKRNSSQTNAKDNHKGKGEHKEEGHEERHGEGHEERHGEGHEEDHEEDHEEDHEEDHEEDHEEDHEEDQEEDQEEDYHYQDKQCKEKKKKNSSRKDNIRDRVYEYSHNVIYHELYIELLHENKSLQNEIKNLKKIIEMQKILIKSKEEVFEDHMNVKNKMANKKFVNNNYFLNFFNKKKKKSKDSFPPTATATDAADTTVIVTSKAPANSSANYINIYNEEGEDDRRVSEKGTNLSKEHSYEQNYYLECEKIYSDEIGNSDVDMNTVDDEKSYNKKNIYKKLPLSENEYSDMSDKDNILVYSTKKDTYSKKDDSDLQDNKRENVNNLKEKKKKKKEKKKENFSHLNEENEKEFIDNSMINLHEITSLTFWYEEILPLINNEKKKNILIDLMISNYMPSVLKGYFWEMNINNKLNLTEYFVQILIKNTNFIQSYIYTNNKQYHNHVSRYFKSLISLRNSSLNVMESNTKEGHKSYSTIKTYDTYKKEACEYDKEDMKNKSTDGEEQMEEEKCEEKHLDRSEEKCNERYGEDNTVQNKEEEISNSSINLLHRFSVQKFFYQILIDLDRTMYIIKKNQEYFKRYNVNTDKFLLTLNMSDTKTKLNTLLQMYVLFKPELGYVQGMSYIALVFLLYCNLEKAFVHFANFMERKAIYNLYSFNKEEIKVYIYTVKEILSKRNIEIYKEIIKQYNIDNIFIQWFYTVFLTCLPFHIFIRVFDIYTFNDKIVYETIICIFMYFNKFHHMENVDMVIKNLSSFSFNTHIQEDKFWNMLKKIKIKKRKIQYYREKYFSKANRDDINER; this comes from the exons ATGGAAGAAAAGGAAGCAGATACAATAGTAGATAACATAGGATATAAGATAggagataaaaaagaagataaaattaaaggtGAAAAGAATGTTAATGTTAAAATGGGAGATATAATGAGAAAGCAAAAAACATCACCATTAATTGACCAGAATGATGGAAATATggataataaatattacagtaaaataaattccagtgatgaaaaaatagaaaagagaaaaagttTTTCTAAAGATATAATAGCTAGTTTAGAcgaaaacatatataaacatgatgcttatacaaatacaaatataaaagacgaggtttttttttctgatgaaaaaaggaaaaatgatCGCTCAGGGTACAACGAAAGGAAGGTTGCTAGTAGTTCATCAGATCACATTGAAGACAagaaaattgtatataatgaaaaacagAAGAGTAAgacattttttgtaaataagtTGAGTAACAGTAATAGGTCAAATTATGCTAACAATAGCGACAAAAATAATCGCATTAATTGCAGTACTTTAAAtgactataaaaaaaagtccGATGAAAAAAGTTTAGAGGGGGGGAAAAAGGGAAACTACTCAATCAGTAGAAGTGAgaaggaagaaaaatataataaaaaaaggaattcaAGTCAAACTAACGCAAAGGATAATCATAAGGGTAAGGGGGAACATAAAGAAGAAGGCCATGAAGAAAGGCATGGAGAAGGCCATGAAGAAAGGCATGGAGAAGGCCATGAAGAAGACCATGAAGAAGACCATGAAGAAGACCATGAAGAAGACCATGAAGAAGACCATGAAGAAGACCATGAAGAAGACCAAGAAGAAGATCAGGAAGAAGATTACCACTATCAGGATAAACAGtgtaaggaaaaaaagaaaaagaacagTTCACGTAAGGATAATATTCGGGATAGAGTGTACGAATACAGTCATAATGTTATATACCACGAATTGTACATTGAGTTACTGCATGAAAATAAAAGTCTACAgaacgaaataaaaaatttgaaaaaaattattgaaatgcaaaaaattttaattaaaagcAAGGAGGAAGTATTTGAGGATCATATGAAtgttaaaaacaaaatggctaataaaaaatttgttaataataattattttttgaacttttttaataaaaagaagaaaaaaagcaaGGATAGCTTTCCCCCTACAGCAACTGCGACCGACGCAGCTGATACTACTGTGATTGTTACTTCCAAAGCTCCCGCTAATTCTTCTGCTAATTATatcaatatttataatgagGAAGGGGAAGACGACAGAAGGGTAAGTGAAAAAGGAACAAATCTTTCGAAAGAACATTCATATGAACAAAACTACTATTTAGaatgtgaaaaaatatacagtGATGAAATAGGAAATTCTGATGTGGATATGAACACTGTGGATGatgaaaaaagttataataagaaaaacatatataaaaaattaccgTTAAGTGAAAATGAATATTCAGATATGTCTGATAAGGATAACATTTTGGTTTATTCGACAAAGAAAGATACTTATAGTAAAAAGGATGATTCAGATCTACAAGataataaaagagaaaatgtcaataatttaaaagaaaagaaaaaaaaaaaaaaagaaaaaaaaaaagagaattttAGTCATTTAAATGAGGAGAATGAAAAAGAGTTTATTGATAACAGTATGATAAATCTTCATGAAATAACCTCTCTCACATTTTGGTATGAAGAGATATTAcctttaattaataatgaaaaaaaaaaaaatatattaatcgATCTAATGATTAGTAATTACATGCCAAGTGTCTTAAAAGGTTATTTTTGggaaatgaatataaataacaaattaaatttaactgaatattttgttcaaatattaattaaaaatacaaattttatacagtcctatatatatacgaataaTAAGCAATACCATAATCACGTTTCGAGATATTTCAAGTCTTTAATTTCGTTGAGAAATAGCAGCTTAAATGTTATGGAATCCAATACGAAGGAGGGGCATAAGAGTTATTCGACCATAAAAACTTACGACACctataaaaaagaagcatGTGAATATGATAAGGAGGACATGAAAAATAAGTCTACTGATGGAGAAGAACAGATGGAAGAGGAAAAATGTGAAGAGAAACATTTGGATAGGAGTGAGGAAAAGTGTAATGAACGATATGGTGAGGATAATACCGTGCAAAATAAGGAAGAAGAAATATCAAATTCGAGCATAAATCTGCTTCACCGATTTTCAGTACAGaagtttttttatcaaattttaATAGATTTAGATAGAacaatgtatataataaaaaaaaatcaagaatattttaaaagatataacGTCAACACTGATAAGTTTCTGCTCACACTTAACATGTCAGACACGAAGACGAAGTTGAACACCTTACTACAGATGTACGTGCTTTTTAAGCCGGAGTTGGG TTATGTACAGGGTATGTCTTACATCGCTTTGgtattcttattatattgtaaCTTAGAGAAAGCCTTTGTCCATTTTGCAAACTTTATG GAGCGGAAGGCCATATACAACTTGTACAGTTTTAACaaggaagaaataaaagtatacatCTACACTGTTAAGGAGATTTTATCAAAGCGGAATATTGAAATATACAAGGAGATTATTAAACAATATAACattgataatatttttattcagtGGTTTTATACTGTCTTTTTAAC gTGTTTACCTTTCCACATATTCATTCGCGTATTTgacatatacacatttaaTGACAAAATTGTGTATGag acaataatatgcatatttatgtattttaacaaattccATCATATGGAAAATGTGGATAtggttataaaaaatttatcctCCTTTTCATTCAATACACATATTCAG GAAGACAAATTCTGGaacatgttaaaaaaaataaaaataaagaaaagaaagatcCAGTATTATAGGGAAAAGTATTTCAGTAAAGCTAACA gAGATGATATAAACGAAAGATAA
- the BET5 gene encoding trafficking protein particle complex subunit 1, putative yields MLKNMSHDKITEAFETSCEYYYFYIFYKNLCIYSIDLKKDDKEKKNKGNKNETEKLLLGSIYAINYLCFNIQPNKRLKNLYKSIENSNKNLNQSSKRYNQNFDNMQGNLHVGNFNSFNTPLYKLHYFETLTAYKFVLITHKNTPNLSNFLRDIYKTLFLDFVILNPLYQIGDEIRDKIFDEKITERIKGLIHG; encoded by the exons ATGCTTAAGAATATGTCTCATGACAAAATAACGGAAGCCTTTGAAACCTCCTGTGAGTATTACTACTTCtacatattttacaaaaactTGTGTATCTATAGCATTGACTTGAAAAAAgatgataaagaaaaaaaaaataaagggaaCAAAAATGAAACGGAAAAGTTATTGTTAGGATCTATTTATGCTATAAATTACCtatgttttaatattcaaCCAAATAAAAGGTTAAAAAATCTTTATAAATCCATCGAaaattctaataaaaatttaaatcaaAGCTCAAAGAGGTATAACCAAAACTTTGACAATATGCAGGGTAATTTGCATGTTGGAAATTTTAATTCGTTCAACACGCCTTTATACAAATTACACTACTTTGAAACGCTAACAG cTTATAAATTTGTTCTTATTACTCATAAAAATACCCCGAACTtgtcaaattttttaagggATATTTACAAAACGTTATTCCTCGACTTCGTTATTTTGAACCCACTTTACCAG attgGGGATGAAATTCGAGACAAAATATTTGACGAAAAAATAACAGAACGCATCAAAGGGTTGATACAtggataa
- the PmUG01_13053000 gene encoding conserved Plasmodium protein, unknown function, producing the protein MAIDSETFYGKGKDRKVSSFEGNIEKYSVLKRISNFNDTNTNSIKKRYFYKQHDALLYYRELLKWGESNIHQDDKYDYSKYDKADNDDNRVTEGSNHNDNKKVVLYTEELENGKRCFILDSFYNFLKSYCIYALSLDEIYFGDKKDKDKNSLPINRSRKEDEMHLYELIITNENRWLFFDIEYDMINNYESKNHILFIFLIELCLFVYTYFDIKICLNDILILESSSNEKISFHIIVKNIHILNYNYYEYLVDYCYFFLKNNMNIPENNFYDKYKKYQTKMKQQQNYLLFSNENYVKYFVDLFINHIITTIEQSENACIINSSTVYIQCEPKGPILNKNYYTFNDSNFYSYTNMRYPKYQAYDTNARCFDKVSDCTNLTNLRTAQNIYNGRIERSSNNLMNKNTFDLINDFSEVQDLVTAIEEGRYPQISNGIINNCIGCSTKSEKTDEERGEKVEKNKKKGFYFDLYNHMLEYIVEHYIKKLKNENYHDEQTENYIILLFAIKKDVNLGSNVHRGGSKDDKRGNNWGDDGDDKKDDLNNRLKDDQDLKYCELSSKLEEYNYSKQMGKDSVKRLIQKQKNNFVCACGQSMETNREVVMLKCIIDNSVYSRNRNFRMIFSSKKKNNNKLLVSNSNVKKYDKRDISNLILKSLVAFYFKSDLPYKISEDALFKNDKLKNKYGEINFINHGAVNIYNSSSNNNSSSTSILLKMKQRNVQRNVSLDLVNYDHAHNMLKIIFYWNFELYKNFKKNKIYVNNFQSEINKEYFYRIILIYNNLKYENYEHINQCNISSTLNFENEEKCFEQGVIKNACEESQGNVLSKEDNQKRNKHERKGRAQDNAYKGILSINYNYLDKYDILFLKNETFFFYVLSEYKKIFNIKADGYPSLLIKYFIYSISCNNDEYTLNFRDNKYCKNKNLSHKSNHIYIIYNYIKNLFVQKCHDNECSYFVSEIYYL; encoded by the coding sequence ATGGCCATAGACTCTGAAACGTTTTATGGAAAGGGAAAAGACAGAAAGGTCTCCTCCTTCGAAggaaatattgaaaaatatagtgTACTAAAAAGGATAAGCAATTTTAATGATACAAATACAAAcagcataaaaaaaaggtatttcTACAAACAGCATGATGCTCTTTTGTATTACAGGGAGTTATTAAAATGGGGGGAATCAAACATCCATCAGGATGATAAATACGACTACAGTAAATACGATAAGGCTGATAATGATGATAACAGAGTTACTGAGGGCAGTAATCATAATGATAATAAGAAAGTAGTATTATACACAGAAGAGCTGGAAAACGGAAAGAGGTGTTTTATTCTGGAcagtttttataattttttaaaatcctACTGCATTTATGCTCTATCATTGGATGAGATTTATTTTGGagataaaaaggataaagaCAAAAATTCATTACCAATAAATCGAAGCAGAAAAGAGGACGAAATGCATTTGTATGAACTGATCATAACAAATGAAAATCGATGgcttttttttgatatagaATATGACatgataaataattatgaaagtaaaaatcatatattattcatatttctCATCGAGTTATGTTTAtttgtatacacatattttgacataaaaatatgtttaaacgatattttaattttagaaagttcttcaaatgaaaaaatatcctttcatataattgtaaaaaatattcatatattaaattataattattatgaatatttagtagattattgttatttttttttgaagaataatatgaacataccagaaaataatttttatgataaatacaagaaatatcaaacaaaaatgaagcaACAACAAAATTATCTACTTTTTagtaatgaaaattatgtaaaatattttgttgatttatttataaatcatATAATTACAACTATAGAACAGAGCGAAAATGCATGCATTATTAATTCTTCCACAGTTTATATACAATGTGAACCAAAGGGTCCTATTttgaacaaaaattattatacttttaatgACTCAAATTTTTATAGCTACACAAATATGAGGTATCCAAAGTATCAGGCCTATGATACAAATGCTAGATGCTTTGACAAGGTAAGCGACTGCACAAATTTGACAAATTTGAGAACAgcacaaaatatatacaatggAAGAATAGAAAGGAgttcaaataatttaatgaataaaaatacattcgATCTTATAAACGATTTTAGCGAGGTACAAGATTTAGTAACTGCAATTGAGGAAGGAAGATATCCACAAATAAGTAATGGGATAATTAATAACTGCATTGGTTGCTCAACCAAAAGTGAAAAAACAGATGAAGAGAGGGGGGAAAAGgtagaaaagaataaaaaaaaaggattctATTTTGATTTATACAACCATATGTTGGAATATATTGTAGagcattatataaaaaaattaaaaaatgaaaactatCACGATGAGCAaacagaaaattatataattttacttttcgCAATAAAGAAGGACGTAAATTTAGGGAGCAATGTTCATAGGGGTGGAAGTAAGGATGATAAAAGGGGAAATAATTGGGGGGATGATGGGGACGATAAAAAGGATGACCTGAATAACCGTCTGAAGGATGACCAAGATTTGAAATATTGTGAATTATCGTCCAAATTAGAAGAATATAACTATTCGAAGCAAATGGGGAAGGACTCCGTTAAACGGTTAAttcaaaaacaaaagaataattttgtttGTGCATGTGGACAAAGCATGGAAACTAACAGGGAGGTTGTCATGTTAAAATGCATTATTGACAACTCGGTGTATAGCAGGAACAGAAATTTTCGAATGATTTTTtctagtaaaaaaaaaaataataataaattattggTAAGCAATTCAAACGTTAAGAAATATGACAAAAGAGATATAAGCAATTTGATATTAAAAAGTCTGgttgcattttattttaaaagtgaCTTACCTTATAAGATAAGTGAAGACGCTCTCTTCAAAAATGATAAGTTAAAGAACAAGTACGGagaaataaatttcattaacCACGGTGcggtaaatatatataacagtaGTAGCAATAATAACTCTAGTAGTACCAGCATTTTACTCAAAATGAAACAGCGAAATGTGCAGAGAAATGTAAGCTTAGACCTAGTAAATTATGACCATGCTCataatatgttaaaaattatcttttattGGAATTTTgaactatataaaaattttaaaaaaaataaaatctatgtaaataattttcaaagtGAAATAAACAAGGAATACTTTTACAGAATTATTCTAATTTATAACAATctgaaatatgaaaattatgaacacaTCAATCAGTGCAACATAAGTAGTAccttaaattttgaaaatgaagaaaaatgcTTTGAACAAGGAGTCATTAAAAATGCTTGTGAAGAATCACAGGGCAATGTCCTAAGCAAAGAGGATAATCAGAAGAGGAATAAACATGAACGTAAAGGTAGAGCCCAAGATAATGCATATAAAGGCATCCTTTCCATAAACTACAACTACTTAGACAAATACGATATactatttctaaaaaatgaaacattctttttttacgtGTTAagtgaatataaaaaaatttttaatattaaagcGGATGGATATCCTTctttgttaataaaatactttATCTATTCCATCTCGTGTAATAACGACGAATATACGCTAAATTTCAGGgataataaatattgtaaaaataaaaatctcTCACACAAATctaatcatatttatattatttataattatattaaaaaccTGTTCGTTCAAAAATGTCACGATAATGAATGTTCCTACTTCGTTTCAgagatatattatttgtag